CGAGGGTGACGGTGGTCAACCCGGGCCGCCGAGCACAGCGGGAGGCCCCGGTGCCGGACACCCCCACCGCGCGCCGTCGGCAGGCCGCGGCCACCGAGGACGCGTTCATCGCCGCGGCGACCGCGCTGTTCGCCCGGCGCGGCTACCACGGCACCTCGATCGCCGACCTCGCCGCCGAGCTGGGGCTGACCACGGCGAGCCTCTACTACCACGTGGCCTCCAAGCAGGAGCTCCTGATGCGGGTGCTCACCAACGGCATCACGCCCTACCTGGACCGGCTCGAGGCGATCGTGGCGGCCGGTGAGGACCCGCGCACCACGCTGCGCGCCGCGGTGCACAACCACCTCTCCTCGGCCCTGCACGACCAGGACGCCGTCGCCGTCTTCCACCGCGAGCGGCGCTTCCTGGAGGCACCGCACCGCGAGCTGCACGAGCAGCGGGTGGCCCGCTACGACCAGTTGTTCACCGGTGTGATCGCCGCCGTGCTGGCCGAGGGGGACGTCCCGGGCGACCCCGACCTGCTCCGGCTGGCCGCGCTCGGGCTGATGAACTGGACGGTCGAGTGGTACGAGCCCGGCGGCCGGCGCAGCGCCGACGAGGTGCTGGAGACCTTCACCGGGCTGATCACCGACCGGCTGCTCGGGCCGGCTTGACGCCGTCCCCGGGGCTGGTGCAGGGTTCGACGAGCTGCAGGTGGATTCGAAGTCTCGAAGCAGTGCACCTGAGTCAGGAGGCCCGATGACCCGCCCCAGCACCCTCCCCGCCGTCCTGTCCGCGCACGCCTCCGCCGACCCGTCCGCGGTGGCGCTGGTCGACGACGCCGGCCCGCTGTCCCGCGGCGAGCTCGCCGGCCGGGTGCGGCGCTGCGCTGCCGGGCTGCGTCGGGCCGGGGTGCGACCGGGCGGCACCGTCGGGCTGCTGTGCACCAACCGGGCCGAGTGGGTGGTCGCCGCCCTCGGTGCGATGGCCGCCGGCGCGCAGGTCGCGGCGTTCACCACCTGGTCGCGCAGCTGGGACCTCGACCACCTGCTCGAGCACTCCGGTTGCCAGGTGCTGATCAGCGTCGGCACGGTCGGGGACACCGACCTGCTGCCGGTGCTCACCGAGCTGGTCCCGGAGGCCCTCGCCGCCCCCGACCGCAGCTGGGTCTCGGCCCGCTACCCCCGGCTGCGCGCGCTCGTGCTGATCGGCGACGCCCCGGACCCGCCTGGAGTCACCCCCTTCGCCGAGCTGCTGGCCGACGACGACGGGGCCGACAGCGCTGCCGACCCCACCGCCACCGCCCTGGTGCTCTACACGTCGGGCTCCACCGCGCGGCCCAAGGCGGTGCAGCTGCGGCACGACCACGCCGTGGCGCACGCCGAGCAGGTCGCCGGGCGGATGGGCGTCACCGCGGCCGACCGGGTGCTGGTGCCGGTGCCGCTGTTCTGGAGCTACGGCGGCGCCAACGCCCTCGCCGTCTGCCTCACCACCGTGCGACCGCGGTGCTGCAGGAGACCTTCGACGCCGGCCGGGCGCTGACCGCCGTGCACGAAGAACGCTGCACCGCGGTCTACACCCTCCCCAACATCACCCAGGCGCTGCTCGAGCACCCCGACTTCTCCCCCGACCGGGTCGCCACGCTGCGCCGCGGGATGACCATCGGGCCGGTGCGCGACGTCCGGGCGGCGGCGGAGGACCTCGGCGTCACCGACGTCGTCAACGCCTACGGGTCGACCGAGGTGTACGGCGGGGCCGCGGTGACGCCGTACGACTGGCCGCTGGAGCGCCGGCTGGCCTCCCAGGGCCTGCCGCTGCCCGGCATGACCGTGACCGTCCGCGACCCCGCGACCGGGGACCTGCTGCCCGTCGGGGAGATCGGTGAGCTGACCGTCGCCGGGCACGTCACCACCGGCTACCTCGGCCAGCCCGAGGCCACCGCGGCCGCCTTCGCCGACGACGGCGCGTTCCGGACCGGCGACCTGGGGTTCCTCGACGAGGACGGCGAGCTGCACTTCGTCGGCCGGGCCTCGGACATGATCCGGATCGGCGGCATCAACGTCTCCCCGCTGGAGGTGGAGGAGTTCCTGGGCCTGCACGAGGACGTCGCGGAGGTGCTGGTGGTCGGCACCGAGGACCCCGGGCGCGGGCAGGTCGCGATCGCCTTCGTCGCCGCGGTCGGCACACCGGACGACGCCGCCCGGCGGGGACTGGAGGAGGAGCTGCTGACCCGCTGCCGCGACCGGCTGGCGGGGTACAAGGTGCCCGCCCG
This sequence is a window from Geodermatophilaceae bacterium NBWT11. Protein-coding genes within it:
- a CDS encoding TetR/AcrR family transcriptional regulator: MTVVNPGRRAQREAPVPDTPTARRRQAAATEDAFIAAATALFARRGYHGTSIADLAAELGLTTASLYYHVASKQELLMRVLTNGITPYLDRLEAIVAAGEDPRTTLRAAVHNHLSSALHDQDAVAVFHRERRFLEAPHRELHEQRVARYDQLFTGVIAAVLAEGDVPGDPDLLRLAALGLMNWTVEWYEPGGRRSADEVLETFTGLITDRLLGPA
- a CDS encoding AMP-binding protein, translating into MTRPSTLPAVLSAHASADPSAVALVDDAGPLSRGELAGRVRRCAAGLRRAGVRPGGTVGLLCTNRAEWVVAALGAMAAGAQVAAFTTWSRSWDLDHLLEHSGCQVLISVGTVGDTDLLPVLTELVPEALAAPDRSWVSARYPRLRALVLIGDAPDPPGVTPFAELLADDDGADSAADPTATALVLYTSGSTARPKAVQLRHDHAVAHAEQVAGRMGVTAADRVLVPVPLFWSYGGANALAVCLTTVRPRCCRRPSTPAGR
- a CDS encoding long-chain fatty acid--CoA ligase produces the protein MPGADQRRHGRGHRPAAGAHRAGPGGPRRPRPQLGLGPLPPAARARADRRRPGPAWSHPLRRAAGRRRRGRQRCRPHRHRPGALHVGLHRAAQGGAAAARPRRGARRAGRRADGRHRGRPGAGAGAAVLELRRRQRPRRLPHHRATAVLQETFDAGRALTAVHEERCTAVYTLPNITQALLEHPDFSPDRVATLRRGMTIGPVRDVRAAAEDLGVTDVVNAYGSTEVYGGAAVTPYDWPLERRLASQGLPLPGMTVTVRDPATGDLLPVGEIGELTVAGHVTTGYLGQPEATAAAFADDGAFRTGDLGFLDEDGELHFVGRASDMIRIGGINVSPLEVEEFLGLHEDVAEVLVVGTEDPGRGQVAIAFVAAVGTPDDAARRGLEEELLTRCRDRLAGYKVPARIVVGTDELPRTPTGKLTRSPLADAAARAWAAGGAA